Proteins encoded together in one Mastacembelus armatus chromosome 15, fMasArm1.2, whole genome shotgun sequence window:
- the six3a gene encoding homeobox protein SIX3a: MVFRSPLELYPSHFFLPNFADRPLLLANSAPTTRSPEDLSMFQLPTLNFSPEQVASVCETLEETGDIERLGRFLWSLPVAPGACEAINKHESILRARAVVAFHTGNFRDLYHILENHKFTKDSHGKLQAMWLEAHYQEAEKLRGRPLGPVDKYRVRKKFPLPRTIWDGEQKTHCFKERTRSLLREWYLQDPYPNPSKKRELAQATGLTPTQVGNWFKNRRQRDRAAAAKNRLQHQAIGPTGMRSLSEAGLTPHSSAESPSTAASPTTSVSSMTERVDTGTSILSVTSSDSECDV; encoded by the exons ATGGTTTTCAGATCCCCTTTAGAGCTTTATCCCTCCCATTTCTTCCTGCCAAACTTCGCTGATCGCCCTCTGCTCCTGGCGAACAGCGCTCCCACCACCAGGTCTCCAGAAGACTTGTCCATGTTTCAGCTACCGACTCTCAACTTCTCCCCGGAGCAGGTGGCGAGCGTCTGCGAGACGCTGGAGGAGACCGGGGACATCGAACGGCTGGGCCGCTTCCTCTGGTCCCTGCCTGTGGCTCCGGGAGCGTGCGAAGCGATCAACAAGCACGAGTCCATCCTGCGCGCCCGGGCCGTGGTTGCGTTCCACACGGGGAATTTCAGAGACCTCTACCACATCCTGGAGAACCACAAGTTCACCAAGGACTCGCACGGCAAACTGCAGGCCATGTGGCTGGAAGCGCACTACCAGGAGGCCGAGAAGCTCCGCGGTCGTCCTCTCGGACCGGTCGATAAGTACCGGGTGCGGAAGAAGTTTCCGCTGCCTCGGACCATCTGGGACGGCGAGCAGAAGACTCACTGTTTCAAAGAGCGGACACGGAGCCTGCTGAGGGAGTGGTACCTTCAGGACCCATATCCAAATCCCAGCAAGAAAAGGGAACTGGCTCAAGCCACTGGACTCACTCCCACACAGGTCGGAAACTGGTTTAAAAACCGGAGGCAACGAGACAGAGCCGCGGCGGCCAAAAACAG gCTCCAGCACCAAGCAATAGGACCGACCGGTATGAGGTCCCTCTCAGAGGCCGGCCTCACCCCTCACAGCTCGGCAGAGTCGCCTTCGACCGCGGCCAGTCCCACCACCAGCGTTTCCAGTATGACAGAGAGAGTTGATACTGGGACGTCCATCCTGTCCGTCACATCCAGTGACTCGGAGTGCGATGTATGA
- the six2a gene encoding homeobox protein SIX2a has protein sequence MSMLPTFGFTQEQVACVCEVLQQGGNIERLGRFLWSLPACEHLHKNESVLKAKAVVAFHRGNFRELYKILESHQFSPHNHPKLQQLWLKAHYIEAEKLRGRPLGAVGKYRVRRKFPLPRSIWDGEETSYCFKEKSRSILREWYTHNPYPSPREKRELAEATGLTTTQVSNWFKNRRQRDRAAEAKERENNENSNSNSHNPLTSSMNGNKTLLGSSDDDKTPSGTPDHTSPSPALLLGSNTGLPSLHGLAPPPGPSAVPVPSGADSVHHHHSLHHDTILNPMSSNLVDLGS, from the exons ATGTCCATGCTTCCGACGTTTGGTTTTACGCAGGAACAAGTGGCGTGTGTCTGTGAAGTTCTCCAACAAGGGGGGAACATAGAGCGGCTGGGACGCTTCCTCTGGTCCCTCCCGGCGTGCGAACACCTTCACAAAAATGAGAGCGTCCTTAAAGCTAAAGCCGTAGTCGCCTTCCACCGGGGGAACTTCCGAGAGCTCTACAAGATCCTAGAGAGTCACCAGTTTTCGCCGCACAACCAcccaaagctgcagcagctgtggctCAAAGCGCACTACATCGAGGCAGAGAAGCTGAGAGGCCGCCCGCTTGGCGCCGTGGGGAAGTACCGCGTCAGGAGAAAGTTCCCCCTGCCCCGCTCCATTTGGGACGGAGAAGAGACCAGCTACTGCTTCAAGGAGAAAAGCAGGAGCATCCTGCGGGAGTGGTACACCCACAATCCATACCCGTCTCCGCGGGAGAAAAGAGAGTTGGCCGAGGCGACGGGACTCACCACCACACAGGTCAGCAACTGGTTCAAAAACCGGCGGCAGCGAGACCGAGCAGCGGAGGCGAAGGAAAG AGAAAACAACGAGAACTCCAACAGCAATAGCCACAACCCATTGACTTCTTCCATGAATGGAAATAAAACTCTACTGGGGAGCTCGGACGACGATAAGACACCCTCGGGTACACCGGATCACACGTCTCCGAGCCCGGCTCTGCTCCTCGGCTCAAACACCGGTTTACCGTCCCTGCACGGCCTGGCTCCCCCGCCGGGACCCAGCGCCGTCCCCGTACCCAGCGGTGCAGACTCGGTGCACCATCACCACTCATTGCACCATGACACCATACTGAACCCTATGTCTTCTAATCTAGTGGACCTCGGCTCTTAA